In the bacterium genome, GCCGCCCAGCCGCGGCCGCCGGGCTTCCGGCCGCCTGTGCAGGCTCGGCTTGCGGGGGAGGGGGCCGCGCGAGGGATCCCCGGCCGGCGACCGGTGCCCAGCCCTCGCCCGGGCGGGGAACGCCGGTTGCGGAACCCAGTGTGGACGCCTGAGCAGGAGCCGCAGATGCGCCAATTGACCCCCCAGATCCAGAGCCAGCCTGCCAGCAGCCGGACCTCCCGCCGGCTCCGCGCCTCGGCGCTCCTGCTCCTGGCGTCCAGCCTCGTCGCGCTGGCCGCGCCGCTCGCCGCCCAGGAGACCGTCTCGCTGAGCCTGGCCGGTGGCAGCGTCGTCCGCATCTACTCGGCGGACTACGTGCTGGCCAGGTGGGTGCGTTCTCTCGGCGAGCGCCTCTGGCTCGAGATCCCCGGCTATGGCAGCGCCGAGCTGCTGGTCCCGGGCAGCGCCACCGGCGCCGCCGCCTACTATCCGCACTCGGTCCCGGATGTCCGGGCGGCCCTGGCGGCCGTCGCGCATCCGGCGCTTCCGGAGAGCCTGAGCGTCTACTGCCTGCCCTACCCCCGCGCGGGCCTGACGAGCAGCTCCACGGCCGGCCGGCGCATCTTCCTCAGCCCGGGCATCCTGCCCTTCGCGCCGGAAGTCACGCACATGGTGGCGACCCACGAACTCGGGCACGTCGTGCACAACTGCCACCTGCCCGACAGCGACCTCGCCGGCTGGGCGGCCTACCGGGGCCTCCGGAGCATCACCGATCTCAGCGTCTACTGCGAGGATGCCCAGCACCGCAATCGACCGCACGAGATCTTCGCCGAGGACTTTCGCTTCCTCTTCGGCGGCGTCCTGGCCAACTACAGCGGCACCATCGAGAATGGCGCCCTGCCCCTGCCGGATGCGGTTCCCGGTCTCTTCAGCTTCTTGCTCGCGCTCGGCCAAGGCCAGGCCCTGGCGCCCGCGGCCGGCGAACTGGTGGCGAGCAACTACCCGAATCCTTTCAATCCGCAGACCCGGCTGACGGTCGAAGCCGCGCGCGGGTTCCTCGGCGCGCCGCTCAGCGTCGAGGTCTTCGATGCCGCCGGCCGCCTCGTGCGCCGGCTTCACGCTGGTGCCCTCGAACGCACGCGCCTGGAGCTGCAGTGGGACGGCTGCAACGAGCGCGGGGTCGCCCTCCCTACGGGCGTCTACTTCGCGCGCGTCCGCCTGGGTGCGCAGCAACTGAGTCACAAGATGCTCCTGATCGGCTGATTCCTCCTCACCTGGTCCCCCCGCCGCGGCGCCGTTCCCCCCGACGGCGCCGCGGTCCTTTTCGGAGCGCACGCTCTCTTGGCGCCCCTGCGTTGACAGGGGCCCGGGGCGCGTCTAGCTTCAGGCCAGCCCCGGAGGTCGCCCGTGCCCCGCCAGATCATCGTCGCTCGCAGCGCGGGCCAGTGCTTCGGCGTCAAGCGCGCCTTCAACGTCGCGATGGAGGCGGCCCGGAGCGAGGACGCGGTGGTGATGCTGGGCGACATCGTGCACAACGAGCACGTCGTCAAGCGGATCGACGAGGCAGGCGTCAAGGTGGTCCGCGCGATCGAGCAGGCCGGCGCGAGCGGCACGCTGCTCGTGCGCGCCCATGGCGCCGCGCCCGAGGTCTACGCGCAGGCGCAGGCGCAGGGGCTCAAGATCCTCGACGCCACCTGCCCGCTGGTCCACGAGATCCACCAGGTGGCGCGCGAGATGGAGGGCGAGGGCTACCAGCTCATCGTCATCGGCGACCACGGGCACGACGAAGTGGTGGGCATCACGGGGCAGGTCAAGGACGCCATCGTCCTCGCCGGTCCCGACGAGGTCGCCCGGCGTGTTCCGGACCGCCTGCGCAAGGTCGGCGTCGTCGTGCAGTCCACGCAGAACATCGAGAACGTGCAGCGGATCCTCGTCGAGCTGCTGCCCCGTGTGCGCGAGCTGCGCTACGTGGACACCATCTGCGGCCCGACCAAGACCCACCAGCGCGACATCCGCGACCTGCCGGGCCGCTGTGACGTGATGGTCATCGTCGGCTCGTTCACGAGCGCCAACACCTGCCGCCTGACCGAGATCTCCCGCAGCACGAACCCCCGCAGCCATCAGGTGGAGGACGCTTCCGGCCTCGATCCGGTCTGGTTCGTGGGCGCCGAGACGGTCGGCGTCAGTGCCGGCGCCTCGACGCCCGACTGGATCATCGACGAGGTCGTCAGGGCGCTCGAGGCGATGCCGGAGGGCTAGGGCCGGACAGCCGGCGCTTGGCCGTATCTTCGCGTTCATGCTATACTTCAGTCCGTCGCCGGTGGGCGCCGGCGCCCGCGGATTCCGCATGCCCTCAGCAGAGGATGGATGACGATGGGTCCGAGCCTCCTGCGCCGCGCCGCGGCGAACGGCCTCTCTCTCTGCCTGCTCCTCGCGGCGGGGGCCAGCCTGGCCGCGCCGCCGATCCCCACGGACGAACAGGGGCTGCCGGCCTGGGTGCCGGCCGTCTGGGTCGACTTCCCGGTCGAACTCACCCTGGCGGACGCCGACGCCGTCTCCGCCCTGCTCGACGCGGCGCCGATCGCGGCCTTCCAGCGCGAGGACCTGCGTCCGGCGGCGCGCACCCCGTTCACGCGCGCCCTGCGCCTGCGCACGCGTGTCACCGAGACCGAGTTCGCTGCCCTCGAGGCCGCCGGTTACCAGCCCTTGCGCGTACCCGATCTGGAGCGCGCCCTGCAGACGGCGATCGAGGCTCGCTGGGCGGAACAGGCAGCCCGCGGCGGCGAGGCGCTCCGCGTCGGCGAGCGCGGCGTCTACCATACCTACGCCCAGCTCGGGCAGATCCTGCTCGACACCCAGACCGCGTATCCCGCGATCGCCAAGCGGGGCAGCCTCGGCACCTCGGTGCAGGGCCGCGAGCTGTGGACGCTCACGATCAGCGACAACGTGAACGGCGCCGAGGAAGCCGAGCCCGAGGTGCGCATCTCGGCGAACATCCACGGCAACGAGAAGATCGGCATGGAGCTGAGCCTCTACCTCATCGGCTACTTGACGGCGAACTACGGCCTCCCCGGCCACGAGGACGTCACCAACCTCGTCGACAACTACCATCTGCTCTTCCTGCCTCTCCACAACCCGGACGGGCACGTCGCCAACACGCGCTCGAACGCGAACGGCGTCGATCTCAACCGCAACTACCCCGTGCCGGACGGCACGATCGGCGGCGACGGCACCTGGACAGAGCAGATCGAGACGCAGCGCATGAAGGCCTGGGGCTTCGCCACCCACTGCGTGATCAGCCAGGACGGCCACAGCGGAGCGCTGGTGGTGAACTACCCCTGGGACTACACCTACACGCTGGCACCGGACAACGACGCCCTCATCGCGCTGGCCGAGGAGTACAGCTACTACAACCAGCCGATGTGGAACGGCGACTTCTACCACGGCATCACCAACGGCGCGCAGTGGTACGTCACCAAGGGCAGTCTCCAAGATTGGGCCTACCACGAGACCGGCAGCCTGCACCAGATCGTCGAGTTCAGCGACAGCTATGCGCCGCCGGCCGCCCAGCTCGACGCCTACTGGAACGACAACCGCGAGAGCTTCATGCACTGGATCAAGGCCGCGCGCTACGGCGTCGGCGGCCGTGTCACCGACGCCGGCACGGGCGCGCCGCTGGCGGCGACGGTCACGGTGATCGGCATCGACAAGTCCGTCGCGACCGATCCGGACCTGGGCGACTACTACAAGCTGCTCGACACCGGCACCTACACGCTACGCTTCGAGGCGCCCGGCTACGTGACGCAGACGATCGCCGGGGTCGGCACGACCTGGGGTACGCCCACCGTACTCGACGTCGCGCTCCTCGACGCGACGACTGACGCGCCGGTGCTTCCGCTGGCGGGGCTGCGCTTCGAGGGCAGCTTCCCCAATCCCTTCAATCCGACGACCACGCTGCGCTACCGGCTCCCGACCGACGCCGCAGTGAGCTTGGAGATCCTCGACGCGCGCGGCCGCCGGGTGCGCAGCCTGCTCGAGAGCACGAGCCAGACGGCCGGCGCCCACGAGCTGCTCTGGAATGGACGGGACGAAGCGGGCCAGCCGCTGCCCAGCGGGCTCTATCAGGCCCGCTTGCGCGCGGGGGGGGAGGAGGCCGGGCTCAAGTTGCTGCTGCTGAAATAGACCGCCACCGAAAGGACGGAGGATGCCGCGCTCCCTCACCGCGCTGCTCGCTCTCGCTGTTCTCGGTTTGGCCGGCGGGGCGACGCCTGCCGGCGCCGCGCTCGTCGCCCCCGAGTTGCCCGCCCTGCTTGCCGCCGGCCCGCAGCCGGTCTGGGTCTTCTTCGCCGACAAGGGTGTGCCGGCGAACGATCTCGCCGTCCTGCGCGCCGCCGAGGCGCGCCTGAGCGACCGCTGTCTCGCGCGCCGCGCGCGCGCCGGCGTCCCGGGCGCCGCCTGGATCGATCTCCCCAATGCGCCCGCCTACCTCGAGGCTCTGCACGCGGAGGGCCTGACGATCCGCGCCGAGAGCCGCTGGCTGGCCGCGGTCTCCGTGGCCGTGGATCAGTCCAGCCTCATCCGCCTCGCCGCCCTCCCCTGGGTGGTGCGCCTGGAGCCCGTGCGCGCCTCGGCGCCGCGCGCGCCCTGGCTCGATCCCGCGCCGTCGGCGCGTTCGCACGCGACCGCGATCGGGCGCGAGGATCCCCTCGACTACGGCGGCAGCTTGACCGAGCTCGCGCAGCTCCAGGTGCCGCCCGTACACCTGCGCGGATTCCACGGCGAGGGCGTGGTCGTCGGCATGCTGGACTCGGGCTTCAACACCACGCACGAAGCCCTGGCCGGCCTCACGGTGCTCGGCGCCTGGGACTTCATCAACGACGATCCCATCGTCGCCAACGAGCCGGGCGATCCGGAGGGTCAGCAGAACCACGGCACGATGACCCTCTCCACGCTCGCCGGCTACAAGCCGGGCGCCCTGATCGGCCCGGCCTTCGGGGCCAGCTTCTATCTGGCCAAGACCGAGGACGCGAGCCAGGAAGTCCCCGTCGAAGAGGACTACTGGGTCGAAGGCATCGAGTGGCTCGAGGCCCAGGGCTGCGACATCGTCAGCTCGAGCCTCGCCTACGACGACTGGTACAGCTTCGCGGACTTCGACGGGAACACCTGCGTGACGACGATCGCCGCCGACCAGGCCGTCGCCCTCGGCGTCGCCGTCTTCAACAGCGCGGGCAACTACCGGCTGACGACGGGCACGATCGCCGCGCCCGCCGACGGCGACAGCGTCATCGCGGCCGGGGCGGTCGACGCCGCCGGCCTGATCGCGAGCTTCAGCTCGCCGGGACCCACGGCCGATGGGCGCATCAAGCCCGACCTCTGCGCGATGGGCGTTGCGAACCACGTCGTGAAGCCGGGCACCCTGAACGAGTACCGGAGCGCCTCCGGGACCAGCTTCTCCTGCCCGCTCGCGGCGGGCGTGGGCGCGCTGCTGCTCGGCGCGCATCCGGGCACCAGCCCGATGCGGCTGCGCCAGGCCCTGCGCAGTACGGCGAGCCAGGCCGACAGCCCCGACAACGATTACGGCTGGGGGATCATCGACGCCCTGGCCGCGCTGGATTACCTCGACGCCCTGACCCCGGCGTCCGCGGCGACGCCGGCCTTCACGCTGGCCGGGGCCTGGCCCAATCCCTTCAACCCCGCGACGCGCATCGGCTTCACGCTCGATCGCGAGCTGGATCTGCGCCTGGACATCCACGACCTCCAGGGGCGCCGCGTGCGCACGCTCGTCGCCGCGGTTCTCCCTGCCGGCGCGCACACGGCGAACTGGGACGGCCGCGATGGCGCCGGCCGACCCCTGGCGAGCGGCGTCTACCTCGCGCGCCTCGCGGCCGGCGGCGAGCAGCGAACGCTCAAGCTGCTGCTCCTCGAGTAGGGCGCCCGGCCTGGACTTGCCCAGATCCGGGTGCTAGATTGCGGCCAGCCCTGCCGGACCCGCCTCTGCAGATCCCTGCGCCGACTCACTCTGGGAGCCGACACTCGATGCCCGCGGAGGGCCACGTGAAGCGACGCCTGCCTCTGCTTCCCGCCCTGCTCCTTGTGGTCTGCCTGGCCGCGACCACCCGCGCCGCCGAATCGGCGCGCCGCCTGGAGGCGGGCCTGCCGCCAGCCGAGACCGAAATCCTGCGCAGCGACGAGGCTGGGCTCAGCCTGGTGCTCCGCTTCGTGCCGGATGCCTTCCAAGTCCTCGAGTCCGGGCTCTCTGCCGAGCTGGCGGGCTGCGCGCTCGCGAGCGGGGACCCGCAGGCGCCGCGCGCGCCCGGGGCTCCGATGCTGCCCATCTGGCGCGGTCTCGTCGCCCTGCCGCCCGGCATGGAGGCGAGCCTGAGTTGGCGCGCGGTGGCCAGCGAGCCCATCGCCGGCGAGCCGCTACCCTTCCCGACGCCGCGCGCCGTGCCGGCCGGCGAGGACTTCCTCTACGACGAGAGCTTCGTCCGCGATCCGGTCGCCTTCGCCAAGCCCTATCCGATCGCCGCGCGCCTGGGCGAGCCGCACTGGCTGCGCGATCAGCGCGTCGTCGAACTCAGCGTGACGCCCCTGGGCTGGAGCGCCGAGCGCGGGCTCACCCTCGCGCGCGAGCTGCGCGTGGAGATCGGCTTCCGCGCGGCGGCTGCCGAGCGCGCGGCCGCGGCGGCGCGCGAACCGCTCCGGCGCTCGGATCGCCACTGGGAGCGCCTCTACGCGAGCGCCCTGCTCAACCCGGAGCCGGCCGCGGCCTGGCGGCAGCGCGTCCCCGCGCGCTACGGCCTCGGCGGCGCGCGCGGCGCGCGCGCCGAGGCGGCGCTCAAGCTGCTCACGCCGGAGGACGGCCTCTACGCCGTCGTCGGCGACAGCCTCATCGCCCGCGGCATTCCCGCCGGCACCGAGCTCGCGCAGATCGCGCTCTTCCGCCGGCGCCTGAGCTGGGACGGCACCGGTCAGCCCGACTTCCGCGAGACCGCTGAGCCGCGCTACTTCCTGGACGGTGACGGGGACGGTCGGCTCGACCCCGCCGATCGCCTCGTCTTCCTCGGCTGGCGTCTGCGCCACGCGCCGGGCAGCCTGGATCCGATCGAGTGGTACGGGCGCGCGGAGGCCTACTTCGTCGGCGTCGCGCCCGCGCTGGCGCTGGAGATGCTCACGGAGTCCGCCTGGTCGGAAGCGGGCGCCTGGCCCCTGCGCGCGGACTTCAAGCGCCAGCTCTGGCAGCAGGGCGAGCAGGCCTTCCACCAGGCGCCGCCCAACTGGTACTACAACGGCCCGTCGATCGAGACCTGGGACGACAACCTCTATTTCTATGCGCAGCCCCTGGCGCCTGAGGGCTACGTCCTGCGGGTTCCGCTCGCGACGCCGGCCGCCGTCCCCGACAGCAGCGCGCTGCT is a window encoding:
- the ispH gene encoding 4-hydroxy-3-methylbut-2-enyl diphosphate reductase, coding for MPRQIIVARSAGQCFGVKRAFNVAMEAARSEDAVVMLGDIVHNEHVVKRIDEAGVKVVRAIEQAGASGTLLVRAHGAAPEVYAQAQAQGLKILDATCPLVHEIHQVAREMEGEGYQLIVIGDHGHDEVVGITGQVKDAIVLAGPDEVARRVPDRLRKVGVVVQSTQNIENVQRILVELLPRVRELRYVDTICGPTKTHQRDIRDLPGRCDVMVIVGSFTSANTCRLTEISRSTNPRSHQVEDASGLDPVWFVGAETVGVSAGASTPDWIIDEVVRALEAMPEG
- a CDS encoding T9SS type A sorting domain-containing protein codes for the protein MFSRIILPAPPPPRRGPDDPARPGRGGRKLHPARESDPPPAAQPRPPGFRPPVQARLAGEGAARGIPGRRPVPSPRPGGERRLRNPVWTPEQEPQMRQLTPQIQSQPASSRTSRRLRASALLLLASSLVALAAPLAAQETVSLSLAGGSVVRIYSADYVLARWVRSLGERLWLEIPGYGSAELLVPGSATGAAAYYPHSVPDVRAALAAVAHPALPESLSVYCLPYPRAGLTSSSTAGRRIFLSPGILPFAPEVTHMVATHELGHVVHNCHLPDSDLAGWAAYRGLRSITDLSVYCEDAQHRNRPHEIFAEDFRFLFGGVLANYSGTIENGALPLPDAVPGLFSFLLALGQGQALAPAAGELVASNYPNPFNPQTRLTVEAARGFLGAPLSVEVFDAAGRLVRRLHAGALERTRLELQWDGCNERGVALPTGVYFARVRLGAQQLSHKMLLIG